The genomic window TAGAGGCGGTATGAGGTGGTATAGCAGACACTCACTGATCTGCAGAGTCTAGCGGGCCCTTCCCGCTGGCCTCCCCCTGGATGGACTCCATGGCGGTGCTGAACAGGGCCTTCTGGCCCCGCCGTATGCGCTGGTCACTCTCCCCCGCCTGGTCCACATTGTGGATCCCCACCAGCATGCTGTAGTCCATGATCTTAAAGCTCTGCAGCAGCTACAGGGACagtcacagtgcacacacattaacacaagATTCAAAAATGACTTGACTGCTTGGTAGAAGGCGTGAGTGTTGTTGGAGTCTGCAAAGGCTTGGATCTCGTGGGCCTTTTTTGAGCCACCATTCGTTCTCCGTGTTTCGGAGCTGCTTCTGAGTCTCCGCACGAATGGCTTCCCACCGTGAGAGGAGGACGGAGGACTGGGGGTTCGAGATGTGGGAAGTGTAAGCCTTACGCTTTTCTTCCAGGAGATGTTGAATTTCAGCAGAGTTGCTGTCAAACCAGTCCTGATGATGTTTTTTGGTGAAGCCTAGTGATCCAGATGCTGCTGTGTGTATGGCTGAGCTAAAGTTAGCCCAATCACgctcaatacacacacacacacacacacacacacacacacacacacacacacacacacacacacacacacacacacacacacacacacacacacacacacacacacacacacacacacacacacacacacacacacacacacacacacacacacacacagacacagacacactctcaccaGGCAGTCCCTCTGgatggtcacacacacactcacacacacacacacacacagacacacacacacagacacagacacagacacagacacagacacagacacagacacagacacagacacagacacagacacacacacacacacacacacacacacactccctctcaccAGGCAGTCCCTCTGGATGGTCTTGCTCAGGGCGTTGTAGTTCTCAGGCTCCATCAGCAGGCCGTCGGGCAGGTCCTGGATGAAGTCCAGGTCCTTGTAGGTGGGCGAGGTCTTCTCGCGCTCCTTGGCCGAGGCGCGGCGCTTGTAGGTGGAGCCCTTCAGGTCGAACTTCAGGTGCATGTGCACCGAGCGCGGCAGCAGGTTGTTCATCACCAGGATGCGGATGTTCTTCCCGCCCGCCTGCACGCAGTACAGCCCGTAGAACTTGGGCAGCAGCGTCCGCTTGTTCTGGTTCAGGTtctgcggggggggaggggtagagggagggggggagggagagggtggagggagagggagaaggggagcgagagggggagggatagagagagggaaggaggagaggggggaagggagggcggcgggagagggggaaggagggtagagggagagggggtcagAAACTGCATGTTTAACAATGCACAGCTttcccattttccattttaagctACTGGGGGTGGAGTCAGTGTCAACAAAGATGGGTTGAAGTCACGGATGAGTTCCACCAgaagaggtggaaagtccaggggtcagaaagtaaaagtcctgccatgtgctTCTTCCACCCACAAGCTCAgctcagctgatttcactaattagctccacctcctggctgaagaactgcgctaattagcaaatccaggcgactggaacaaaacactgaggaggacttttactttctgaacctggatctTCCACCACTGGCTTCCacttttaacatttcaaatagCTTTTACTCCAAACAACTTATTTTTACCATGGGAAAGAACTGCATCTTTTAATACCTCCATTCCCAAAATACTGCATAAATGTTGCACTTCTTCATTTGATCATATGTTACTAATTGtataaaaacagtaaacagtgCACTCTGTATAGCTGGAGAGGTCATGGGAAAgcttattttctcttttaaaaaaagctcctGACTCCCAGCTGAACGCTAAGACGTTCAGGCCACAGCGTTCCCTGTCCTTATCAGCGTTAAAGCGAGCTCGATCCAATCGGAAAGCACTCCGGTGTGACTGAACCGCGTGTGCCCGCAGCCCCGGCCCGAGCGCGTCGCATTGAGTCCGGGAGGAGAAGCTCCCCGGGAGCCTCACCATGAAGTAGCCCGGGAGCAGCTTCTGCAGAAACTCCGCCTCCTTGTGCTGCACGGTCTTGATGATGAACTCGTCGTCGCTGGAGACGTAGAAGACGGAGCCGCTGGCGCCCGAGTTGGAGAGCTCGATCAGCGACTCGTTGCAGAGCGAGTACTGCGGCAGACAGAGCgggcgttagcgttagcgcccgcgctcgggggggcggggcgggggggggggcggggtcagaggaggaagtaaagagagagagagaggttaccAGGTAGTCGTCGGGCCGGATTCCGAAGAGCTCGCGGAAGTAGCGGAAGGCGATGGGGGCGTAGGTCTTAAACCTGAAGTCGCTGTAGCGGTGGGCTGGGGTCAGATTACTGCCctcgctgagagagagagagagagagggggggggggggggggggagggagggagagggagggagggagagagggagagagagagagagagagagagagagagagagagagagaggaagaaagtggAAGGGAGAGGTAGAAagagaccaagagagagagtgtcatAATGTCATAATTCATGACACTGCATTATAGTTTATATGCATTATCATGTGTTTATATGCactgaaatatgtcatgccaataaagtatTTTGAATCGAATCGAGTGGGGTGGGACAGGGACCGACAAAacgagaaagaaagagatgaaCAAGAGCAAAAGAGATGAGTTCATTGACAAGTTGGGTGCCACACAAACAAaggccaccaccaccaccactccccccctacccccgcccaaaaaaaaaagaaaaaaaccacacacagagcagcactgagcagtcATTTCCAGTCCAGCCGTCCTGTTCTCTCCCAGCACAGGAAGTACCAAAGCGCTGCATGTGCCGCAGGGTAGCCTGAGGTCAAagccacacgcacgcacccacacacacacgcacccacacacacacacaccatgcacgcacacacgcatgcacacacacacacgccacagtACATATTCACATGCCATGcccatatacacagacacacacacactccacgcacgcaggcacacacacggcacagcGCCACCTACCTGGGGAAGAAGATGCTCTCCACCACCACAAAGTCCTGCATGAGCACGTCCCGCTCGGCCTTCTGGCTCAAGCTGCCCACGGTGTGGGTGATGCCCAGCTGGATGGCACCTTTCAGGGCAGAGGAAGtggtctggggaggggagggtgggggggggggggggtgtgaaacgcatttttaaataaagtgtgGATAGGGGAGGAGGGGACACAGCATAACACGGCCTCAGTTTGTGAGTAACAGAGTTCACCTCCCCAGTGCTGGGCACACAGCGATAGGGAAGGGAAGATTCGAAGATTCCTGagtattcaaaaaaataaaatgaaaagagcgttgttgaattaaaaaaaataagtccGTCAGAGGCCGTACAGTACTTACAGTACAAACCACCTGACTCTCTAGGATGACCTCATGCGTATCCTTCAGAACACGAACGAtgcccatttacacacacgcacacgcacacgcacacgcacacgcacacgcacacgcacacgcacacgcacacgcacacgcacacgcacacgcacacgcacacgcacacgcacacgcacacacacacacacacacacacacacacacacacacacacacacacacacacgctggttCCAGGAATCTGAGCGAAAGGCGGTTTTGCTGTGCTTGTCAGAGTGCTTGTCTCCATTAAAAAAGCCCTGTGACGCCAGCAGCGGAGGGGTCCCAGTGCACGAGCTGAGAGGCGTGGCCTCAAATCCTCCAGAGCCGCCGAGCGGCCAAAGACAGCACCGGAGCGACGGCCGTTCTGCTCTCGGCCACGcctcttcatgaatattcataagccGTAACAGGACTGGAAATTACTGCCGCCAGGCAGAACCTCCCCGTACTCGGAAGACAGAAGGAACGGCAGGCCGATCCACTTCAGAATTTTGCTCCAGCatttgctcttaattatttaacgaGCTCAATCGTATCTTAAGCTGACATTCgcataagcaccagctacagccgcagagTGCAAGTGcgtcctaaagattttactgtgctcaagcaCAGGACCGAACCAGAGTAGTTcgtagagctgtcagaaaactaaaactaaggtaaatGGGCAGGGTTTATTatagtttttaaattttcattcttttttctatttttatttatatttattttcaattgatttccatttcagtttattttaagtTAGTTTAAAGAGTTGGTTGGctagttttagtttagttttcatttttttggaaacgcttagtttctgctttttttttttgcgtacaCCATTTTGTTAGTGGCAAAGATCAGAACAGTTTACATGTTTACATCAGGTACTGCgtcaaatgaacaataaatctTTTCaacgttattttttaattaatttagcaaACCATCGCAAAACAAGCTTGAAGCCTTGAACGATTTAATGGAAAACCAAACCGCAAATATACAGCAACTCTGAACCCGTTGAGTAATCCCAAACAGGACGTGCGTTTTCTCCCCAGTATTGTTGGCGTATCGCAAAGCAAACCCGGCAGCGGAGTCCAGAGTAAGGCGACTCACAGTGGCATTTCCTCATTCGCCAACGCGTGAGAACGAGGTGCCCACAGTCAGAGCAGAGCAGATCACCACCGTGGCACCAGCTTGTGAAACAGTgttcaacagaaaacagaaaattattCGCCGAAAAAAATTCTCACTCTCTTACCCGGCACGTAAATTATCAAAAAGACCACagctaaaaactaaaaacacttCAGgcgtatttgaattttatttcagttagcTTTACAAGTGGGTTTGGTCATGTCcgtttagttttcttttttttttcttcttttttttttttttaaactctccattctatttttatttcagtttacattAAGGTTTTTTTCCATGTATAGTTCTTGTCTTGGTTTGGATTTTAGTTAGCAATAATAACCTGGGCAATTGgctggaacgaaaaccagcaccCAGACCAGGCCGGCAGGACCGGAGTTGAGCAAGCCCAGTCTAGAGAATGATGTGGCCAGTCTCGCATGACCTTTGAACTCTGACCTTCTTGTAGGTGGTCTCGCCCGTAGGGTCGACCCCTCGGTGTCCGATGGTCCTCTTCATGGTCTGGGAGGTCCCCGACGAGCCAGCCGTCTGGTAGTCAGAGAAACCGCGGGGAGAGACGGAggtagagaaggagagaagagagagagaatgagcaacaaaaaaaaaaaaaaaaaaaaaaagggagagtcCGACTTCAGCAATTTGTCCACTACTGAAAAACACGTTATGGGGAAGTTTCTACCGCCGGTTTTGCTTCCTCAAATATTTGGCAAGCGCTCAACAGGGAACAATAGGtcgttcttttttcttttttcaaggcAAATAAACGGATATCACAAGAGAGGATCGGTATCCGCAGCGCAGGGGGCCGTACACAGCGCACCTGCGCTCGTTTACGGAAGGTGACTTGGCCGCGCTTTCCTAGTCAACACGAGGCTTACCCACGAGCCTGGACTACGGTACCCACCTGTCCTTTCACTCCCAAACAAAAACTGCGCTGCAGACGAGCACAGGATGTGGGCGACACAGACACTGATGTCTCTCCCTctcggggaggggaggggggggtggggtttacaGTGAGGGCCACTGAGTCAGGCCACAGCAGCATACTGCAACCACACTGGCGGTGCGTGAGGCGGGTTCCCGCCCATCGCTGTAAAGCGATTCGAGCGAAAAAAAAGTGCTGCACAAACGCACTGattcattcatgcatacatCCACTGCTTTCAGAGCTGCACATTAAAAGGGGGGTAAGCCTGCCTAGGCTAACGGCTAGTTTAGATACAGGCCCGGGGGCAAGTGGCCGTGGGTTATAAATGGGGCAGGGGTGTCCCAGCCGAGGCCGCCGtgcaatcagtcttacctcgaGGGCAGCCGGCTTCCAGATCCCACCGGACCCTACAGAGAGCGACAgaattaaaaagaggaaaagaaagggaaatgggggggggggggggaggagggggggatttACACACAGTACATCAGAAGACCCGCCACAGCTGCTTGGGGAAGATAATGcgacaaaaaaaatgctaacgCAAACAGCATAACACGACGCACTCGAGATAAAGAGAGAGCTCTGTGGACTTCAGCCAGTGTCAAATATCAGACTGTTACATTTGTCAAAAGAGACGGTTACACTGCTCTACTCCGCCCTACCATAGCTGCATATTTTCTTAGATGACCACCCTgagagtgttaaaaaaaaataacacatttttcccccatttttttaaatccacagtTTTGAATTGCCTGTAGTGGGAAATCTTGGCCTCAAGTCTGATCGCTTTCCGCTCTgcagaccacacagtactacaggagagggCAAGCACCAATCAGCGAAGAGAGGGCTGCTAGCACcagtcagagagaggagggacagcaccaatcagaggagccacacaccactcacaggCAATAGACATCCCGTGGACAGCTGGTCCATCAATGGGAGAGACTGACTCAGCGGTAACCCAAGGAATTCTGGACGAGTTAAGCACAACCTAGCCCGCGGCAATATGCAAGCCCGTGTGTTCCAGTGAGGTCATCACAGCCAGAACACAACATAGCTACAACCTCAACACTGCGATGTCTAGTGCTGTGATCAACAGCCAGAACACGACAGCAGCCACAGATTCAACACTGCAAGGACTACTGAGGTCATCGCAACCGGAacacaacacacccacactTAACACTGATGTCTAGTGCTGTGATCACAGCTGGAACTCGACACCGATTACATAACAGAAAACCTAATCGCTTCACAAGAACAAATTTCGCTTGTCATTCACGAGCTTATCAAGA from Anguilla anguilla isolate fAngAng1 chromosome 8, fAngAng1.pri, whole genome shotgun sequence includes these protein-coding regions:
- the pip5k1aa gene encoding phosphatidylinositol-4-phosphate 5-kinase, type I, alpha, a, with amino-acid sequence MGGNPPHAPPKLPHNVFFSSGQIAEVGLSLFFFFFFFVAHSLSLLSFSTSVSPRGFSDYQTAGSSGTSQTMKRTIGHRGVDPTGETTYKKTTSSALKGAIQLGITHTVGSLSQKAERDVLMQDFVVVESIFFPSEGSNLTPAHRYSDFRFKTYAPIAFRYFRELFGIRPDDYLYSLCNESLIELSNSGASGSVFYVSSDDEFIIKTVQHKEAEFLQKLLPGYFMNLNQNKRTLLPKFYGLYCVQAGGKNIRILVMNNLLPRSVHMHLKFDLKGSTYKRRASAKEREKTSPTYKDLDFIQDLPDGLLMEPENYNALSKTIQRDCLLLQSFKIMDYSMLVGIHNVDQAGESDQRIRRGQKALFSTAMESIQGEASGKGPLDSADQSGGIPARNAKGERLLVYIGVIDILQSYRFMKKLEHSWKALVHDGDTVSVHRPGFYAERFQKFMCNTAFKKIPLKPSPSKKSRTGGQGGLRRANTAMGSTVPQSSAAGGSGTDARPGYQSQLSQSEAEAESGMQSGRPDLLPRTPPVDEAVCDSVETTLSNCSLGSGGLGSASLLVRSVGVEVHKAASQDHSAPDSAATAAAEEQDSREDVISLQDIETNL